CTTCGCCGCGCTCTTCGCCTACGTGAGCGCCTCCCCGTTCGTCATCCAGGAGATCTACGGGGCCTCCCCGCAGACCTTCAGCCTGCTCTTCGGCATCAACTCCGTCGGCCTGATCGCCGTCGGCCAGATCAACGGCAAGCTGCTCGTCGGCCGGGTCAGCCTGGACAAGGCCCTCGGCTTCGGCCTCGCGGTGATCTCCGTGGCCGCCGTCGCCCTGCTGCTGATGACCTCCGGGGTCTTCGGCGAACTCGGCCTGCTGCCCGTCGCCGCCGGCCTGTTCGTGCTGATGTCCGCCATGGGCCTGGCCATGCCCAACACCAACACCCAGGCCCTGATGCGCACCAGGCACGCGGCGGGCTCCGCCTCCGCGCTGCTGGGGACCTCGCAGTTCCTGATCGGCGCCATCGCCTCGCCGCTCGTCGGCATCGCCGGCGAACGCACGGCCGTACCCATGGCCGTGGTCCAGGTCGTCTGCGCCCTGTCCGCGGCGGCCTGCTTCCTGCTGATGTGCCGCCCGTGGCGCGGCGGCGCACGGACGGAGCGGCAGAGCACGGACTGAGGACGGGGCGGGGGCGGGCCGGGTAGGGGCGAGGGCGGGCCGGGACGGCCGCCGGACCGGCTGTGAGGACGGCGCGGGGGCGGTGCGGGGACTGCGCGAGGGCGGTGCGGGGACTGCGCGAGGGCGGTGCCGGGACGGCCGCCGGGCGGCGGAAACCGGTGGCCGCCGGCCCCGGGCGTCCACCACACTGCGGTGATGCCCACAGACCGGGAACAACCACTGTCCGGCGGGAACGTCAGCGAAGGCGTCGTCCGTCTCGGTGACACCGTCCGCCGCCCCGCCGGGCCGTGGACCCCCGCGGTGCACGCGCTCCTCACCCACCTCCACGAAGCCGGTTTCCGGGCCGCCCCCCGGCCGCTCGGGATCGACGAGCGGGGCCGGGAGGTCCTGAGCTTCGTGCCGGGCGAGGTCATCTGGCCCGACCGGTTCGCCCTGGTCGGGCCGGACGGCGGACTGGCGCGCGTGGCCCGCCTGATCCGCGGGTTCCACGACGCCGTGGAGGGGTTCACGCCCCCGCCCGACGCCCGATGGCAGCTCCTCATGCCCGTCGACGGCGCCGACATCATCGCCCACCACGACCTGGCGCCCTGGAACCTGGTGGCCGGTGACGACGCCTGGGCCTTCATCGACTGGGACAACGCCGGGCCCGGCACCCGCCTCTCGGACCTCGCCTACGCGGCCCACGGCTTCCTCCCGCTGTCCGCGCACCCGCACTGGCAGAGCCCCCGGGCCGCGGAACGCCTGCGGCTGTTCGCCGACGCGTACGGCCTCGACGAACAGGGCCGGCGGGACCTGGTGCCGCTGCTGGGCAGCCGCACACGCGCCATGCACGACTTCCTCCGCGACCAGGCCGCCCGGAACACCCAGCCCTGGGCCCGCCTCTGGGCGGAGGGCCACGGCGACAGCTGGCGCGGCGACGCCGAGTACACCGAACGGCGCGAGGAGCACTGGCTGACCGCCCTGCTCGCCCACTGAACCCGGGGCCGGCCCCGCACCGGCCGGCACGCCCCCTCATCCGCGCACGGGCGCCCTCCCGGCGGGGCACCCTCCCGCCGGTCAGCTCGTACGCGGGTACCCCAGCAGGTGCAGCCGGTCCTTGCGGTCGGTCCAGGTGAACACCCCGGTACCGGACGTCTCCATCTCCGGCAGCCGCACGTTCGGGGGGAGCGGCTCGACGTCCCCGGACACGAAGCTCATCTCCACCGGGGTGCCCCCGCCCTCCAGGGCGTCGGCGGCGTCACGGGCGTCCGCCGCCCCGTACGCCGTGCCGTCGTCCGTCACCGAGGCGAGCGTCACCCGCGCCGCGCCGCCCTCGGTCTCGAAGCAGAAACCCTCCTTCGCCTCCAGGTCGAAGGCGAGGTTCCCCGCCACCGCGTAGCGGCCCGACGGCGAGAACACCGCCTGCGGGTGGCTCCCCGGCTCTATGGCCGGCCGGTGGCACTCCACCGAGGCGACCGGTTTCCCGTTCGCCGCGTCGTGCACCGCCCACAGCTCGTGGGTCGCCGCCCGCTCCGCCTTCTTCCCGAGCTGCCACCTCACCAGGATCCGCCCCGGACCCACGGAGGTCGGCACCCCGGACCGGGGGTCGGCCCCCTTCGGCGCGACCTTCCTGCTGAACCAGCCGCCCCGCACCCAGAACTCACGCGCCCCGCTGAACAGCAGCCCCTTCTCGGTCTGCCCGCGCACCTCGGTCAGCTGCCCGCAGGCGGAACAGCCCTCGGGGTACGACGGCTTCGCCGCGGGGATCCCGGTGACGTCACCAGTGAGCGGATCCACCAGCGCACCGGTGGTCCGGCCGTCGGTGATCAGGATGTCCGGGCCGCTCGCCGTCACCACCGGCACCCCGGTCCACGGCACCTCGGCCCGCAGCCGCTCGCCGTCCGCCGCGTCGTACACGTCGAGGGAGACCAGCGTCCTCGCCGGCGCCAGGTCGTCGCCGACCCTCCCGTACGACCAGGTCACGAAGAACTGCCGGTCGGCCTTGGCGAGGGTGAGCAGCTTCGGGAAACGCGCGGGGTCCGGCGGCCGCCAGGCCTCACCGCTCCATCCGGCCCTGCCCGTCGGGATGTCCAGCGTCCGCAGCCGGTAGCGCTGCCCGGGGGCCCGTACCAGGTAGGCGAGTACGCCCGTCGGGTGCGACACGGCGTAACCGGGCCCGGCGTCCACGACCTCCCAGCCCCGGTCCGCCGTGTACGCGGGCGGAACCGTCAGCCGCGTCACCGGCCCGGCGCTCTCCTTCACCGGCTTCCGGGACTCCCCGCCCTTCCCGTCCCGCCCCGCGCCGTCACCGCCGCCCCCGCCGCAGGTCGCGAGCAGGAGCAGCAGGGCCAGGAACACCACCCCGCCGACCAGAGCCAGGCGCACGATCTTCTGTCTCACGGTTCCCCCGATGAGCCCGCGGTCTCCCGGCGGGCCGTCTCCTGAGCAGTCCCTGACCCGGATCCGGCGGGCGCTCCCGGCCCGGCGGCGATCAGCGTAGCAACAGGGCCGGTACGCAAAGGAGTTCGGTTCTGCCGCCGTTCCGTACCGGTGGTGTGCCCAGCGGCGCGGCCGTGGCCCCCGGCGGCCGCACACACCCGGCGCCGGGGCCGCGGCGGGCGGACCCCGGCCGGGGCGGCACTAGAATTTCCCGGTGAACGCCACCCTCCCCACCGCGGAAGCCCTGCGTACCGCCCTGGCCGTACTGCTCGACGGGCTGCCGCCCCGCAAGGCCACGCAGGCGGTCGACCGGCTGATCGCCAGCTACCGCGGGACCACCCCCACCGACACCCCCGTCCTGCGGGACCGCTCGGACGTCGTCGCCTACGCCGCGTACCGCATGCCCGCGACCTTCGAGGCCGTACGCGCCTGCCTGGACGCGCTGCGCGACGCGGCCCCGGCATGGGTGCCCGCCACGCACACCGACATCGGGGGCGGCACCGGCGCCGCCACCTGGGCCGTCGCCGGAGCCTGGGAGGGCGACGGCCCCCGGACCACGGTCCTGGACTGGGCGGAGCCCGCCCTGGCACTGGGACGCGAACTGGCCGAGGTGTCCGGGATCCCCGGGCTGCGGACCGCTGCCTGGCAGCGCGCCAGGATCGGCACGGGCCTGGAGCCGGCCCCCACGGACCTGGCGACCGTCAGCTACGTACTCAAGGAACTCGCCCCCGCCGACCGGGCCGTCCTCGTCGACACCCTCGCCGGCGCCGCCCAGGCCGTGGTGATCGTGGAGCCGGGCACCCCCGACGGCTACACCCGTGTCATCGAGGCCCGCGACCGCCTGATCGCCGCCGGTATGACCGTCGCGGCCCCCTGCCCGCACAGCGCCGCCTGCCCCATCGAACCGGGCACGGACTGGTGCCACTTCTCGGCGCGGGTCAGCCGCTCGTCCCTGCACCGCCAGGTCAAGGGCGGTTCGCTCAGCCACGAGGACGAGAAGTTCAGCTACGTCGTCGCGACCCGCTTCCCCACCACCCCGGTACCGGCCCGCGTCACCCGCCGGCCCCAGATCCGCAAGGGCCAGGTCCTGCTGGAACTCTGCACCGGGGACGACGCCCTCCAGCGCGCCACGGTCACCAAACGCCACGGCGGCCTCTACCGCACCGCCCGCGACACGGACTGGGGCGACCCGTGGCCGCCCCGGGACGCGCCCGAGGACGACCGGAACGGTTAGGAACCCCGCACGGGAGGGGCGCCCCGCAGTTCCTGCGTGCAGCACTTCACACTGCCGCCGCCCTTCAGCAGCTCTCCCAGGTCCATCGGCACCGGTTCGAAGCCGCGGTCCCGCAGGGGACCGAACAGGCCCGTCGCGGCCTGGGGGAGCAGGACGTGGCGGCCGTCGCTGACCGCGTTCAGGCCGAACGCCGCCGCGTCCCTCTCCCCGGCGATCAGCGCGTCCGGGAAGAGCCGGGCCAGCACCGACCGGCTGCCCGGCGAGAAGGCCCCGGGGTAGTACATGACCTCGCCGGCCGCCCCGTCCAGGACGCACAGCGCCGTGTCCAGGTGGTAGTAGCGCGGATCGACCAGGTCGAGGCCGATCACCGGCCGCCCGAAGAACTCCTGCGCCTCGGCGTGGGACAGCGGACTGGACCGGAAACCGCGTCCGGCCAGCAGACACGAATCCGTCACGGCGAAGTCGCCCTCGCCCTCGTTGACGTGGTCCGGCTCGCGGATCTCGGTGAAACCGGCGGCCCGGAACCACTCCCGGTGCGCCCCGGCCTCCGCGTACCGCTGCGGGTAGGCGAACCGGGCGCCGAGCACCCGGCCGTCGACCACGGTGGCACCGTTGGCGGCGAACACCATGTCCGGCAGGTCGGGGCGGGGTGTGAGCAGCTCGACGGTGTGGCCCAGGGACCGGTAGCGGTCGCGCAGGTCCTCCCACTGCGTGGCGGCCAGCGCCAGGTCCACGGGCTTCGAGGGGTCCATCCACGGGTTGATGGAGTACGTGACCTGGAAGTGCGCCGGGGCGCACATCAGGTAGCGACGAGGGGTGGCGTCACGGTTCAATGCGGGCTCCTCACGAACGGCGGCCTCGGCCGCGGAACGGTGGGATGCGCACGGGGTGTGTGCGTGCACTCATGGTGCGCCGGGCCGGACCGGATGCGCAGTGATCCGAACGGGTGGTTCCGCCGCCCCGGCCCGCCCTGCTCGTCCGCCCGCGCCCCCTGCTCGTCCGTCCGCGCTCCCGGTTCGTCCGTCCGGGCTCCCCGCTCGTCCGTCCGCGCCCCGACCCGCGGCCCGCCCCCGGCCTCGCTCTCGGCCCGTCCCCCTCCGGGCCCGCGTCCCCCTCCGGCCGCGCGGCCCTCCGCCCGCCTGCCCCTCCGCCCGCCTGTCCGTCGCTCGTGGGCGCTTCTGCAAGACGATACGTTTCGGCTTGTCAGCCGGTAGATTGGGGCCATGGCACCCCACAAGACCCCCGACGCCACCCGCCGCAGCGACCGCTCCCGGCGCGCGATCCTCGACTCCGCGCTCGCCCTGGTCGGCGAGGTGGGGTACCCGCGAACGACGATCGAGGGTATCGCCGCCCGCGCCGGCGTCGGCAAGCAGACCATCTACCGCTGGTGGCCCTCCAAGGCCGCCGTCCTCATGGACGCGTTCCTCGACCTGTCCGCCCGGCAGAACGCCGGCGGCGACGGCGCCCAGGACCCGGGACAGCCGGAGGCGGGGCCCGGCATCCCGGACACCGGGGACCTCGCGGCGGACCTCAAGCTGGTCCTGCGGGCCACCGTCGACGAGCTGAACGACCCCGCCACGGCCGCGCCCACCCGGGCGCTCACCGCCGAGGGCATCATCGACCCGGTGCTGGGGGCCCAGTTCACCGAGAAGCTGCTCGACCCGCAGATGGAGCTGTACGTCACACGCCTGCGGGCCGCCCAGGAGGCCGGGGAGGTGCGCGCGGACGTCGATCCGCGTACGGCGCTGGAGCTCCTGATCGCCCCGCTCATGCACCGCTGGCTGCTCAGGACGCTCCCGCTGACCCACGCCTACGCCGACCAGATCGTCGACCACACCTTGCGAGGCTTGTCACCCAGGTCCTGAAATCGCCTTATCCCATTACCGGATAATCGGTGTGAAAGGTCCCACCGGCGGGTGGTCCGGACACCCCGCTTGGGAACTTGTGCCCCCCGAGGCGCAGGATGGTGGGACCATGGACGGACAACCGCTGAGGTGAGGGGATAGATGGGCGCCGATTCCGGCCGCTATCGCGGCACAGAGAGCAGGATCTCCCAGTGGCTGCGCCGACGGCCCAAATCGCAGCCGGAGGCCGACGACGCGGCCCGGCTGGCGCTGCTCCTGGCCGTCGCGGAGGCAGGGATGCCGATCTCACCCGCCGCGTATCCGATCGGTTACCGGTGTTCGTGCGAGCGGATCGGCTGTCCCACACCGGCCCGGCATCCCGTCTCCTTCGCCTGGCAGACGCAGTCCACCACCGACCGCGCCCAGATCGAGCGGTGGGCCACCGGCCAGCCCCTGGCCAACTTCATCACCGCCACCGGCATGATCCACGACGTCCTGGACGTCCCCCTGCCCGCAGGCCTCGCCGCCCTCGAACGGCTGACGGCCGCGGGCATCGACGTAGGACCGGTCGCCCAGTCCGGCGACGACCGGCTGCTCTTCTTCACCGCCACCCGCGGCACCCCCGAGGACGAGGACGAGTGGTGGCCGTGCGAGCTGGACTGCCACCCCGAGACCATGGACGAGCACCCCGGCCTGCGCTGGCACTGCCGCGGCAGCTACGTCCTCCTGCCGCCCGCCCGGCTCCCCGGCGAGCTGGACGTGCGCTGGATCCGCGGTCCGGAACACCCGCTGCCCGACCCGCTGACCCTGCTGGAGACCCTCACCGACGCCTGCGCGCAGTACGCCGACTCCGAAGCGGGCAGCGGTATCGACCAGGCCGCGGTGGCCTGGCCGCTGGGACGCTGAAGAACCGTTCAGCCGTTCTGTCCGTGGAAGGCGCCCGCCCGGCGGGGGGTTCGTCCTCCTGTGGGCGAAGCGGCTCACTCCGCCGGTGAGCCCCCTCGTCCCGCGGCCGGGGCGCTCGCCCGGCCGGTGAGGGGCGCCCGCCCGCCGGTGAGGGCGCCCGCCGTCACGACCCCTGCGCCGCCACCAGGCCCGGCAGCCTGTTCAGCACGCGCACCTTGCCGGCGGTACCCCCGTCGGCCGCGTCCCCCGCTCCGGCGCCGGCCTCGGGGACGTACACCAGCTGGCTGGAGACCCGCTCCTTGGTCAGGGTGCTCTTCACCTCGCCGGTCAGCAGGGCCTCGACGTCCGGGGTGACCTCCGGGCGCAGGCCCCGGGCCGCCGTCTGGCGTTCGAAGTGCTTGCTGCTGAAGAAGACCAGCGCCCCGCCGTCCTTCGTCATCAGCCCCAGCGGGGCGAAGTCCCCGTCCTTCAGCGGCTGGTCGACGTACTGGTACGAGAACCCCGCCCGGCGGGTGTTCTCGCGGGCGTCCCGCCAGCCCGAGGTCGTCGCCCCCGGGGCGAACACGTCCGGGGCCCCCTCCTGGAGGTACTTCGTGTACGTGGTGCTCAGCCCGGCCGGTTCCGTGGCCAGTTCCCCGCCGCCCTCCGCGGGCACGGCCTCGGCCCACCCGTCGGCGTCCACACGGAACTCAGGAACCTGCGACGGGGCGACGGCCGCGAGATAGGCCGCCTTCCACGGGGCGTCCGGGCCGGTGCGCAGGAACATCAGCAGCCAGCGGGTGTCCGTCCCGCCGCCGTCCTTGTCGCGGTTGGAATCGGTGTCCGCGAGGAACCAGCGCGGCCAGCCCGCCTTCTTCGGTATGACGTAGGAGGCGTCGGTCAGCTCCAGCGGGTCGTGCGCCGGGTTGCCGTCCGGGCTGTTCTTGCCACGGGCCTTCAGCCCGGCCTGGTTGACCGCGCCGAGCGCACCGGTCACCCGGTCCGCGTCCAGCTCCGGATCGAACGCCTTGTCCGCCTTGTTGTACGCGGCGGTGAAATCCGACAGGGCCCGCGCGGCCTCGGACTTCGTCGCCGACGGCACCACCGCCAGCTCCCCGTGCACCGTCACGCAACCGCTCGCGCCGGCACACAGCACCGTCGCCGTCACGAGCCCCGCCGTCAGTCGACCCAGCCTTGTCATCCGCTGCCTTCTGCGCCTTTTCGAATCCGTCGTCATCCGTCGTCCGCACCGACCGCCTGAACCCTACCGGGGCGGCGGGTGGTACGGGCGGGGGGCCGGGACACCGGGCCGGTACGACGGGAGCCGTGCGCGGGGACGGCGGCAGGGGGCGGCGGCACCCGCCACCGCCCCCGCGCGTCCGGAACGTCAGACGCACTTCCCGTTCAGCCAGGACGCGAAGTCCTTCGTGTACGTGGTGGCCATCCGCGCCGAGGCGGTGGTGGAGCCGCGCTTCTCCCATTCGGCCTGCCACAGCGCGTAGTTGCCGGACGCCGCGGGAGGCGGCTCCTCCCAGCCGAGCTCCTTGCCCCAGGTGGGGTGGCCGCCGAGCGCGGCCCCGAGGCCCTCGGCCTCGACGCGCTCGATGAGTTCGGGCCTCAGCGTGGTGTCGTTCGTGGAGATCATGATCTCCTGCGTGGAGATGCGCTCCGCGATGGGCGCGAGGACCTCGTTCCACGCCGCCTCACGGATGGCCGGGTCGCTGTTGAGCAGCGACTGCTTGGCCTCACCCTTGAGTTCCACCAGCGGGATCATGTTCTGGGCCTTGGCGCTGTCGAGCCATTCGCGGAAGGTGTAGACGGTCTCACCCGCGTACGGACCACGGTCGATCGTGCGCCCCTTGAGCTGGTCCGCGCCGGACGCCCACCAGATCTCGGTGACGGCACGGCTGGTCCCCGTCAGTCCCCTGGTCGTGGTGTTGTGCCACATCACGGCCTTGGTCCCGTCCTTGGTGAGCTGGAGGTCCGCCTCCACGCCCTTCGCCCCCCAGCTCTTCTGCTGGGCGAGGCCCCTCGGGTGGTTCGGCTGGCGGACCTGGTCACGCTCCCAGGCGTTCGCACCGGTGGGGTAGCCGCCGTGCCCGAAGAGCTTCGGGCAGATGAGCGAAGCCTGGCTGTTGTGACGCTCGATCATGTGCACCCCGGAGAAGGTCCAGTTCCCGGCGGGGGACTCCCAGCTGTGCAGGGAGCCGTTGAGCTTCCCGTCGGCCTTGGCGGTGAAGGTGATGGTCTTCACCCGCCCGTCGCTGTAGCCGTACAGGGTGGCCAGGTCGTCGCGGCCGTCACCGTTGTAGTCACCGGTGACGATCTTCATCCGGTTCCGCTCGTAGCCGGAGCTCGCCGCGAGGTTCAGGATCTCGGTGCGGTCGCCGAACGCGCCGTCCGCGCCGAGGCCGAAGCTGATCACCGCGTCGTGGCCGTCGCCGTAGTCGTACCAGGCGGCCAGTTCGTCACGGCCGTCCCCGTCGAAGTCACCGGCGTGCATGCTGGCCTGGGTGAAGGTCCAGCCGGTGGACTCCCAGCCGCGGACGGGTTCGGCGAACCCGCCGTCGGCCTTCGCGAGGAAGGACATCAGCTTCACGGTGCCCGAGGCGTAACCGTAGAGGGCACCGAGGTCGTCGCGCCCGTCACCGTCGAAGTCACCGGTGGCGAACCGCATGCGCTTGATGTCCCACCCGTCGGCCTCGACGCGTTCGAAGGACGAGAAGTGACCGCCGAAGCGGCCGCCGGCGCCGGCCAGGAGCGTGAAGAGCTTGTCGTCACCGTTGCCGTAGGCGTACCAGACGGCGACGTCGTCGCGCCCGTCCCCGTTGAAGTCACCGGCGTGGGCGGTCATGTTGGCGAAGGTCCAGTTGCCGGGAGCGGCCGTCCAGGAGGAGAAGGGGGCGGCGAAGGTGCCGTCACCCTTGCCGAGCCAGGTGAAGAGGGTGACCCGGCCGTCGTCGTACCCCTGGAAAGCGGCGACGTCACCCGTCCCGTCCCCGTCGAAGTCCCCGGTGACGCGCTTCATGTCCTCGGCGCGGAAGTCGCCGACGCCCGACTCCCAGCCCACCAGCGGCGCGGAGAAGCCGCCGTCCGCCTTGGAGACGAAGGTGCGCAGGGCGTCGTGGCCGTCGCCGTAGTCGTACCAGGCGGCCATGTCGCTGCGGCCGTCGCCGTTGTGGTCGTGCCGGGGCGCGGAGCCGGCCACGGCGGTGTCCGCCTGCGCGGCGGCGGTGGCGGTACGCGCCTCGGTGCCGCCCTCCTCGCCCGTACCGCCGGACGCCGCACCCGCGACGACCGGCAGTTCCGCCTGCCCCACGGCGGCAGACGGTTCCCCGCCCACCGCGGCGGCCGCGCTGCCGGAACCCGTGTGCAGGCCCAGCACGGCGCACACGGCCATGGCACATATAACGCTGAAAGGTTTCCTCATTCGGCCTTTCGTCCCCCTCGTCACCGGACGGGGAGCGTGCCCCGCACCGGGGCCTCCGCTCCGCCGTGCCGCTCGGATGCCAACGCCGCCGGGACCGCGGGAGGTTGCCCCCGCGCCCCCGGCAAGGCGCCGATCATTAGATCATCCGGCCGGGGCCCCGGGGGCGGGGCGGGAGGAACCGCTTCGCCCCCGGGAGCCCGCCGTCCCGTGGCCGCCGCCCCTCACACCCCTCGCTCCGGCACCACCAGCGGCACCCCCGTCCGGGGATGCGGGAAGACCTCGACCGGCTGGCGGTAGACCTCGCCCAGGAGTTCGCCGGTGAAGACCCCGGCCGGCGGGCCGTCCGCCGCGACGCGGCCGTCGCGGAGGACCACCGCGCGGTCGGCGTAGGCAGCGGCGAGGCCCAGGTCGTGGAGGACCACGACCACCGCGTCACCGGCGGCGGCCCGTTCGCGGCAGACACGCAGGACGAGCTCCTGGTGGCGGAGGTCCAGCGCGGCGGTGGGCTCGTCGAGGAGGAGGAGCGGGGCGCGCTGGGCGAGGACGCGGGCCAGGGCGACGCGGGCGCGTTCACCGCCGGAGAGGGCGGAGAAGGGGCGGCCCGCGAAGCGGGTGACCTCGGTGGCGGCCATCGCGGCGGCGACCGCCGTGTCGTCCTCGCCCTCCAGCGGCGTACCGGCCCAGGGCGCGCGCCCCATCCGTACGACGTCCTCGACCGGGAACGGGAAGGAGAGCGTGGCGGACTGCGGCAGCACCGCCCGGCGCAAGGCCAGTTCGGCCGGGGTCCAGGCGGCGGCCGGGCGGCCGTCGATGCGGACGGCGCCGCTGTCCGGGGGCAGGTCGGCGGCGAGGGCGGCCAGCAGGGTGGACTTGCCGGCGCCGTTCGGACCGACCAGGGCCACCACCTCGCCCGCGTGGGCGGTGAGGTCCACGGCGTCCAGGACCGGACGGCGGCCGAGCCGCAGCGTCAGCCCGGCCGCCTCGGCGACGGGGGCACCCAGGGGCACGGGGGCGGGGAGCACGCGGTCGGCGCCCGCCGCGAACAGTCGTCTCAGGGCCTTCACGGTCACGCCCAGCCCCCTTGCTTG
This DNA window, taken from Streptomyces nitrosporeus, encodes the following:
- a CDS encoding aminoglycoside phosphotransferase family protein; protein product: MPTDREQPLSGGNVSEGVVRLGDTVRRPAGPWTPAVHALLTHLHEAGFRAAPRPLGIDERGREVLSFVPGEVIWPDRFALVGPDGGLARVARLIRGFHDAVEGFTPPPDARWQLLMPVDGADIIAHHDLAPWNLVAGDDAWAFIDWDNAGPGTRLSDLAYAAHGFLPLSAHPHWQSPRAAERLRLFADAYGLDEQGRRDLVPLLGSRTRAMHDFLRDQAARNTQPWARLWAEGHGDSWRGDAEYTERREEHWLTALLAH
- a CDS encoding small ribosomal subunit Rsm22 family protein, translated to MNATLPTAEALRTALAVLLDGLPPRKATQAVDRLIASYRGTTPTDTPVLRDRSDVVAYAAYRMPATFEAVRACLDALRDAAPAWVPATHTDIGGGTGAATWAVAGAWEGDGPRTTVLDWAEPALALGRELAEVSGIPGLRTAAWQRARIGTGLEPAPTDLATVSYVLKELAPADRAVLVDTLAGAAQAVVIVEPGTPDGYTRVIEARDRLIAAGMTVAAPCPHSAACPIEPGTDWCHFSARVSRSSLHRQVKGGSLSHEDEKFSYVVATRFPTTPVPARVTRRPQIRKGQVLLELCTGDDALQRATVTKRHGGLYRTARDTDWGDPWPPRDAPEDDRNG
- the ddaH gene encoding dimethylargininase, which produces MHAHTPCASHRSAAEAAVREEPALNRDATPRRYLMCAPAHFQVTYSINPWMDPSKPVDLALAATQWEDLRDRYRSLGHTVELLTPRPDLPDMVFAANGATVVDGRVLGARFAYPQRYAEAGAHREWFRAAGFTEIREPDHVNEGEGDFAVTDSCLLAGRGFRSSPLSHAEAQEFFGRPVIGLDLVDPRYYHLDTALCVLDGAAGEVMYYPGAFSPGSRSVLARLFPDALIAGERDAAAFGLNAVSDGRHVLLPQAATGLFGPLRDRGFEPVPMDLGELLKGGGSVKCCTQELRGAPPVRGS
- a CDS encoding TetR/AcrR family transcriptional regulator; this encodes MAPHKTPDATRRSDRSRRAILDSALALVGEVGYPRTTIEGIAARAGVGKQTIYRWWPSKAAVLMDAFLDLSARQNAGGDGAQDPGQPEAGPGIPDTGDLAADLKLVLRATVDELNDPATAAPTRALTAEGIIDPVLGAQFTEKLLDPQMELYVTRLRAAQEAGEVRADVDPRTALELLIAPLMHRWLLRTLPLTHAYADQIVDHTLRGLSPRS
- a CDS encoding bifunctional DNA primase/polymerase, producing MGADSGRYRGTESRISQWLRRRPKSQPEADDAARLALLLAVAEAGMPISPAAYPIGYRCSCERIGCPTPARHPVSFAWQTQSTTDRAQIERWATGQPLANFITATGMIHDVLDVPLPAGLAALERLTAAGIDVGPVAQSGDDRLLFFTATRGTPEDEDEWWPCELDCHPETMDEHPGLRWHCRGSYVLLPPARLPGELDVRWIRGPEHPLPDPLTLLETLTDACAQYADSEAGSGIDQAAVAWPLGR
- a CDS encoding FG-GAP-like repeat-containing protein; translated protein: MAVCAVLGLHTGSGSAAAAVGGEPSAAVGQAELPVVAGAASGGTGEEGGTEARTATAAAQADTAVAGSAPRHDHNGDGRSDMAAWYDYGDGHDALRTFVSKADGGFSAPLVGWESGVGDFRAEDMKRVTGDFDGDGTGDVAAFQGYDDGRVTLFTWLGKGDGTFAAPFSSWTAAPGNWTFANMTAHAGDFNGDGRDDVAVWYAYGNGDDKLFTLLAGAGGRFGGHFSSFERVEADGWDIKRMRFATGDFDGDGRDDLGALYGYASGTVKLMSFLAKADGGFAEPVRGWESTGWTFTQASMHAGDFDGDGRDELAAWYDYGDGHDAVISFGLGADGAFGDRTEILNLAASSGYERNRMKIVTGDYNGDGRDDLATLYGYSDGRVKTITFTAKADGKLNGSLHSWESPAGNWTFSGVHMIERHNSQASLICPKLFGHGGYPTGANAWERDQVRQPNHPRGLAQQKSWGAKGVEADLQLTKDGTKAVMWHNTTTRGLTGTSRAVTEIWWASGADQLKGRTIDRGPYAGETVYTFREWLDSAKAQNMIPLVELKGEAKQSLLNSDPAIREAAWNEVLAPIAERISTQEIMISTNDTTLRPELIERVEAEGLGAALGGHPTWGKELGWEEPPPAASGNYALWQAEWEKRGSTTASARMATTYTKDFASWLNGKCV
- a CDS encoding heme ABC transporter ATP-binding protein; amino-acid sequence: MKALRRLFAAGADRVLPAPVPLGAPVAEAAGLTLRLGRRPVLDAVDLTAHAGEVVALVGPNGAGKSTLLAALAADLPPDSGAVRIDGRPAAAWTPAELALRRAVLPQSATLSFPFPVEDVVRMGRAPWAGTPLEGEDDTAVAAAMAATEVTRFAGRPFSALSGGERARVALARVLAQRAPLLLLDEPTAALDLRHQELVLRVCRERAAAGDAVVVVLHDLGLAAAYADRAVVLRDGRVAADGPPAGVFTGELLGEVYRQPVEVFPHPRTGVPLVVPERGV